The following are encoded in a window of Flavobacterium psychrotrophum genomic DNA:
- a CDS encoding acyltransferase family protein, with protein sequence MTNSIQQKFYGLDHLRALAITYVFLFHYFILSGDEPAWLPCFAKFGWSGVDLFFVLSGFLISLQLFGQIKFGQRISLRQFFIKRIFRIFPAYFLTVALYFCIPIFREKEALPPLWKFITFTQNFGLNLKDSGTFSHAWSLCVEEHFYLLLPLMLLGLVLTGCFKKSYWLLILLFILGFVLRWYSYNYLFLPKAGYEYNWMYWYKYIYYPTYNRLDGLLTGVTIAALYRFMPDLWQKLSQYGNLLLIISLMILVGGYYLCYDPHGYYASIFGFPVVSIGYGFMVFGALSSDSFLYKWKSGITTFIATLSYAIYLTHKGVIHLTHLLLKDCMLNSNLVLFISILACIAVAYLINVVVEKPFIKLGRKISHMILMMPEIFFLILLHK encoded by the coding sequence TTGACCAATTCTATTCAACAGAAGTTTTATGGGCTTGACCACTTGCGTGCCCTGGCTATCACATATGTGTTCCTTTTTCATTATTTTATACTGAGTGGCGATGAGCCTGCCTGGCTTCCCTGCTTTGCGAAATTCGGGTGGTCTGGTGTCGACTTGTTTTTTGTGCTGAGTGGTTTCCTTATTTCGTTACAGTTGTTCGGGCAGATAAAGTTCGGCCAGCGTATTTCCCTGCGACAGTTTTTTATAAAACGTATTTTCAGGATTTTCCCTGCTTACTTTTTAACTGTGGCATTGTATTTCTGCATCCCTATTTTTCGCGAAAAAGAAGCATTACCTCCTTTATGGAAGTTCATAACCTTTACACAAAATTTTGGACTTAACCTAAAAGATTCAGGTACATTCTCTCATGCCTGGTCGCTATGTGTAGAAGAACATTTTTACCTCTTACTCCCATTAATGCTTTTGGGGCTGGTGCTTACAGGATGTTTTAAAAAATCATATTGGTTGCTAATCCTACTGTTCATTTTAGGATTTGTACTCAGATGGTATAGCTATAACTATTTGTTTCTGCCTAAAGCAGGATATGAATATAACTGGATGTACTGGTATAAATACATTTATTATCCTACTTACAATCGTCTTGACGGCTTGCTTACCGGTGTAACGATAGCTGCTCTATACAGGTTTATGCCAGATCTTTGGCAAAAGCTTTCACAGTATGGCAACCTGCTCCTGATAATTAGCCTTATGATACTTGTAGGAGGTTATTATTTATGTTATGACCCTCATGGGTATTATGCCAGCATATTTGGCTTCCCTGTGGTTTCTATAGGATATGGGTTTATGGTTTTTGGAGCACTCAGCTCGGATAGTTTTTTGTATAAATGGAAGTCCGGCATAACTACATTTATCGCAACACTTTCTTATGCCATCTATCTTACACATAAGGGTGTTATACATCTTACCCACCTCTTGCTAAAAGACTGCATGTTAAATAGTAACCTTGTGTTGTTTATATCTATACTCGCTTGTATTGCAGTTGCATATCTTATTAATGTTGTGGTAGAAAAACCTTTTATAAAACTTGGTAGAAAAATTTCGCATATGATTTTAATGATGCCTGAAATATTTTTTTTAATATTGCTGCACAAATAA
- a CDS encoding DUF6563 family protein, which produces MKTNIISAILLLFCFIATAQTKTEYHLISLAGENGEAVPMQFYVAGVFDGRQFTDNIGTVQKGIANRPVLTRFEKPFLEETTQYLMAAYPKKDGGYPVWVRINDLYISEYTDRNEETGYASVVMDVMTKKNDTLYIEGTFGGNIEGTAGDVTKTHPLRLRQALNKCLGLYEVALTEDKIHEVFTEENIKREIPLKPAEGAYSSYLDMVKNKPLANGAYYLKQEKDKYYVINKTNSQKCGNFYAYSDGESVYLNVSKLANENYYAKTERVANKYYIDNVAYNQHKAGLQVAIYMAGGYVAASMVETTMPLLVDCYSGQPFFLSNSAIKTMLEPYPVLLQEYKKSKKQPEDIKRIVMKYVEQSTAK; this is translated from the coding sequence ATGAAGACCAATATAATTTCAGCTATTTTACTGCTGTTTTGCTTTATCGCTACTGCGCAAACTAAAACCGAATATCATCTTATATCACTCGCCGGAGAAAATGGAGAAGCCGTACCCATGCAGTTTTATGTGGCAGGTGTGTTTGACGGCCGCCAGTTTACAGATAACATAGGCACGGTACAAAAAGGTATAGCCAACCGGCCGGTGCTTACACGTTTTGAAAAACCTTTTTTAGAAGAAACTACTCAGTACCTTATGGCGGCTTACCCTAAGAAAGATGGTGGTTACCCGGTTTGGGTTCGCATAAATGATTTATACATTTCTGAGTATACAGATAGAAATGAAGAAACCGGATATGCATCTGTAGTGATGGATGTGATGACTAAAAAGAATGATACCTTATATATAGAGGGTACTTTTGGCGGTAATATTGAAGGCACTGCAGGCGATGTTACAAAAACACATCCATTACGCCTAAGGCAGGCACTAAACAAATGTCTTGGCTTATATGAAGTGGCGCTTACGGAAGACAAGATACATGAGGTGTTTACCGAAGAGAATATAAAAAGAGAAATACCTTTAAAACCTGCTGAAGGTGCTTACAGTTCATATCTTGATATGGTAAAAAATAAACCACTTGCAAATGGTGCTTACTACCTGAAGCAGGAAAAGGATAAGTACTATGTTATTAATAAAACTAACAGCCAGAAATGTGGTAATTTTTATGCCTATAGCGATGGCGAAAGTGTCTACCTGAATGTTTCGAAACTTGCCAATGAAAATTATTATGCCAAAACAGAACGTGTAGCCAACAAATATTATATTGATAATGTTGCCTATAATCAACATAAGGCGGGCTTACAGGTAGCCATATATATGGCAGGCGGCTATGTAGCAGCGAGTATGGTTGAAACCACTATGCCTTTATTAGTAGACTGCTATAGCGGGCAGCCTTTTTTCTTGTCTAATAGTGCTATTAAAACCATGCTGGAACCTTATCCGGTATTACTACAGGAATATAAGAAAAGTAAAAAGCAACCGGAAGATATAAAACGTATTGTGATGAAATACGTAGAGCAGAGTACTGCCAAATAA
- a CDS encoding 2Fe-2S iron-sulfur cluster-binding protein yields the protein MNEITIKITDREGTTHEVQAPTDMAMNIMELVRAYELAPEGTIGVCGGMAMCASCQCYVLNDVALPEMGPDEDAMLAEAFYVKPNSRLGCQLPITNDLEGLEIELAPEY from the coding sequence ATGAACGAGATAACAATAAAAATAACCGACAGGGAGGGCACAACCCACGAGGTACAGGCACCTACCGATATGGCCATGAACATCATGGAACTGGTACGTGCTTACGAACTCGCGCCTGAAGGTACTATTGGTGTATGTGGTGGTATGGCCATGTGTGCATCCTGCCAGTGCTATGTACTAAATGATGTAGCATTGCCAGAAATGGGCCCTGACGAAGATGCCATGCTGGCTGAAGCTTTTTATGTAAAGCCAAACAGCCGCCTGGGATGCCAGTTGCCCATTACAAATGATCTTGAAGGCCTGGAAATAGAACTGGCCCCAGAATATTAA
- a CDS encoding NAD(P)/FAD-dependent oxidoreductase: MITTDILIIGAGPTGLFAVFEAGLLKLKCHIIDALPQQGGQLTELYPKKPIFDIPGFPSVLAGDLVTNLMEQIKQFQPGFTLNEKADTIDKLEDGTFIVTTNKGTKHHAKAVAIAGGLGSFEPRKPLIEGIDAYEENGVEYFVKDPEQFRNKRIVIAGGGDSALDWSVFLADVASEVTLVHRRNEFRGALDSVEKVTELKHQGKINLITPAEVTGIIGDGKVEALELEIDGEKSTIETDYFIPLFGLTPKLGPIADWGLEIEKNAIKVNNALDYQTNIEGIYAIGDINTYPGKLKLILCGFHEATLMCQSVFNKLNPGKKYVLKYTTVSGVDGFDGTRKEAEKQVVKAIE, from the coding sequence ATGATCACTACAGATATTTTAATTATAGGTGCAGGGCCCACGGGGCTCTTTGCCGTATTTGAGGCAGGCCTGCTTAAGCTTAAATGCCATATTATAGACGCATTGCCACAGCAGGGCGGCCAGCTGACAGAGCTTTATCCTAAAAAGCCCATTTTTGATATTCCCGGTTTTCCGTCTGTTTTAGCGGGCGACCTGGTTACAAACCTTATGGAGCAGATAAAGCAGTTTCAGCCCGGTTTTACCTTAAACGAAAAAGCTGACACTATAGATAAACTGGAAGACGGTACGTTTATAGTTACCACTAATAAAGGCACTAAACACCACGCTAAAGCCGTAGCGATAGCTGGCGGACTTGGCAGCTTTGAGCCACGTAAGCCACTTATTGAGGGCATTGACGCTTATGAAGAAAACGGTGTGGAGTATTTTGTAAAAGACCCGGAGCAGTTTCGCAATAAACGTATTGTAATAGCCGGTGGTGGCGACTCTGCATTAGACTGGAGTGTTTTCCTTGCCGATGTAGCCTCTGAGGTTACACTGGTACACAGGAGGAATGAATTCCGCGGAGCGTTAGACAGTGTTGAAAAAGTAACCGAACTAAAGCACCAGGGCAAAATAAACCTTATTACACCTGCCGAAGTTACCGGCATTATAGGCGATGGTAAGGTAGAAGCGCTGGAACTTGAAATTGACGGTGAAAAATCTACCATAGAAACCGATTATTTCATCCCGCTTTTTGGGCTTACGCCAAAATTAGGCCCTATAGCCGACTGGGGATTAGAGATCGAAAAGAATGCTATTAAGGTAAACAACGCACTCGATTACCAGACTAATATAGAGGGTATTTATGCCATAGGCGATATCAACACTTACCCAGGTAAACTAAAGCTTATCTTATGCGGCTTCCACGAGGCTACACTAATGTGCCAAAGTGTATTCAATAAACTCAACCCTGGTAAAAAGTATGTGCTTAAATATACTACCGTAAGTGGCGTAGATGGTTTTGACGGTACCCGCAAGGAAGCTGAAAAGCAGGTGGTAAAAGCGATAGAGTAA
- a CDS encoding NifU family protein — translation MTTDEIKLNVEKALDEIRPFLESDGGNITLIDIEEDKHVKVRLEGACVGCSVNQMTLRAGVETTIKKHVPQIETVVNVA, via the coding sequence ATGACAACAGACGAAATTAAACTTAATGTAGAGAAAGCCCTTGACGAAATTCGTCCGTTTCTTGAGTCAGACGGTGGTAACATTACCCTTATAGACATCGAGGAAGACAAGCACGTAAAGGTGCGCCTTGAGGGTGCATGCGTAGGCTGCAGCGTTAACCAGATGACGCTTAGGGCCGGTGTAGAAACCACAATAAAAAAACACGTACCGCAAATAGAAACGGTAGTAAATGTGGCATAA
- a CDS encoding Mrp/NBP35 family ATP-binding protein translates to MKLDRKEILKALETITLAGEGQNMVESGAIRNVLTFGDEAVVELVMTTPAMHIRKRAEADIIKTIHEKISPDVKIKVNVKVEAPEKPEIKGKSIPGISNIIAVSSGKGGVGKSTITANLAVTLAKMGFKVGVLDADIYGPSMPIMFDVERERPISVTIDGKSKMKPITSYGVEILSIGFFTSPEQAVIWRGPMAGKALNQMIWDADWGELDFLLLDLPPGTGDIHLSIMQSLPITGAVIVSTPQAVALADAKKGVAMFRQESINVPVLGIIENMAYFTPEELPENKYYIFGKEGARNLAEDLEVPFLGEVPIVQSIREAGDYGRPAALQTATPLEASFEELARNIVQETVDRNENLPPSEAIKITTMAGCSAVKKK, encoded by the coding sequence ATGAAGTTAGACAGAAAAGAAATACTCAAAGCCCTTGAGACCATAACCCTTGCCGGAGAAGGCCAGAATATGGTAGAAAGCGGCGCTATACGAAACGTACTTACCTTTGGCGATGAAGCAGTTGTAGAGCTTGTAATGACCACACCGGCCATGCACATACGCAAGCGTGCCGAAGCCGATATCATTAAAACCATTCACGAAAAAATATCTCCGGATGTAAAAATTAAAGTGAATGTAAAAGTTGAAGCTCCTGAAAAGCCTGAAATTAAGGGCAAATCAATACCAGGCATCAGCAATATTATTGCAGTATCTTCGGGTAAAGGCGGTGTAGGTAAATCTACCATTACGGCTAACCTTGCCGTTACCCTTGCTAAAATGGGCTTTAAAGTAGGCGTTCTTGATGCCGATATCTACGGGCCTTCTATGCCTATAATGTTTGATGTAGAGCGCGAGCGCCCTATATCTGTAACCATAGACGGCAAAAGCAAAATGAAACCTATTACCAGCTATGGTGTAGAAATACTTTCGATAGGATTTTTTACAAGTCCTGAGCAGGCCGTTATATGGCGTGGCCCAATGGCGGGTAAAGCACTAAACCAGATGATATGGGATGCTGACTGGGGCGAGCTTGACTTCCTGTTGTTAGACCTTCCTCCGGGAACGGGCGACATCCACCTTTCTATCATGCAGTCGCTGCCTATTACAGGTGCGGTTATTGTAAGTACGCCACAGGCTGTAGCACTTGCCGATGCCAAGAAAGGCGTGGCAATGTTCCGCCAGGAAAGTATCAATGTACCGGTACTGGGCATTATAGAAAACATGGCCTACTTTACACCGGAAGAACTTCCTGAAAACAAATACTATATCTTTGGTAAAGAAGGTGCTCGCAATCTTGCCGAAGACCTTGAAGTGCCTTTCCTTGGTGAAGTCCCTATTGTACAAAGCATACGCGAAGCAGGCGACTACGGCCGCCCTGCTGCCCTGCAAACCGCTACCCCGCTTGAAGCTTCATTTGAAGAACTTGCCCGTAACATTGTGCAGGAAACGGTAGACAGGAACGAAAACCTTCCTCCTTCTGAGGCGATTAAAATAACTACCATGGCCGGTTGTTCGGCGGTAAAAAAGAAATAA
- a CDS encoding GAF domain-containing protein: protein MNAKNYGQDPENERKRIKELRSYNILDTLNEKDYDDLTTLAAIICDAPMALISMVDQDRQWFKSSYGLDAEETHRQYSFCSHAILTPEEPFIVEDSREDDRFKNNPFVTDEPKIVFYAGIPLVSGNGYGLGSFCVVDTKPRVLTDKQLEALKILARQVMNLLEHRKATAELHLQKELLEVKSKNLDSIVAARVAEALKKVK from the coding sequence ATGAATGCTAAGAATTACGGACAGGATCCTGAGAACGAACGGAAACGAATTAAGGAGTTAAGAAGCTATAACATACTTGACACCCTTAATGAAAAAGATTACGACGATCTTACCACTCTTGCTGCCATAATTTGCGATGCTCCTATGGCACTCATCAGTATGGTAGATCAGGACAGGCAGTGGTTTAAGTCGAGCTATGGCCTTGATGCCGAAGAAACCCACCGCCAGTATTCGTTTTGCTCTCACGCAATTCTTACCCCCGAAGAACCTTTTATTGTAGAAGACTCCCGCGAAGACGACCGCTTTAAAAACAACCCTTTTGTAACTGATGAGCCCAAAATTGTTTTTTATGCCGGCATCCCGCTTGTATCCGGTAACGGATATGGCCTGGGTTCGTTTTGTGTGGTAGACACCAAACCCCGTGTACTTACTGACAAACAGCTAGAAGCCCTAAAAATACTGGCACGCCAGGTTATGAACCTTTTAGAACACCGCAAGGCTACTGCCGAACTGCACCTGCAAAAAGAACTTCTTGAGGTAAAATCTAAAAACCTGGATAGTATTGTTGCAGCTAGGGTAGCTGAGGCTTTAAAAAAAGTGAAGTAA
- a CDS encoding GNAT family N-acetyltransferase yields MPFNIIQSHKEDIKTILDCINSYNQQQVAALAEVWTPLEFSVKDDNDTLIGGLLGGIGAWNGFEIRILWVAETHRGSGIGGRLLQHAENAARQKGATIAMLDTFSFQAEAFYLKHGYTAVGEIKDFPLGHRRIYFSKTL; encoded by the coding sequence ATGCCTTTTAACATCATTCAAAGCCACAAAGAAGATATAAAAACGATACTCGATTGCATAAACAGCTACAATCAGCAGCAGGTAGCGGCACTTGCCGAAGTTTGGACACCGCTTGAATTTTCTGTAAAAGATGATAACGACACCCTTATTGGCGGACTGCTGGGCGGCATAGGAGCGTGGAACGGTTTTGAAATACGCATACTGTGGGTGGCCGAAACACATCGGGGCAGCGGTATTGGAGGCAGGCTTTTGCAACACGCCGAAAACGCAGCCCGCCAAAAAGGCGCAACTATTGCTATGCTGGATACATTTAGTTTTCAGGCCGAAGCATTTTACCTGAAACATGGCTATACCGCTGTTGGAGAAATTAAAGATTTTCCGTTGGGACACAGGAGAATTTATTTTTCGAAAACCCTGTAA
- a CDS encoding GH3 auxin-responsive promoter family protein, protein MALPIINSIASWILKKRIHDMELFLKYPNEVQEELLHNLLDTAENTVIGKKYDFASIKNYATFARRVPVSTYEDLEPMIEQTRQGEQNVFWPSPIKFFAKSSGTTNAKSKFIPVSSEALEDCHYKGSKDLLCLYLNNNEGSQLFTGKSLRLGGSKQLYEDKNTVFGDLSAILIDNMPFWAELSSTPSSRVSLMGEWESKLAAIVSETVNENVTSFAGVPSWMMVLLNRIMEQTGKTNLLEIWPNLEVYFHGGVSFEPYRTQYQNILPKPDFKYYEIYNASEGFFAIQDSNDSNELLLMLDYGIFYEFIPMDTFGTDRQRVIPLSEVELNKNYAVVLTTNGGLWRYMVGDTVRFTSLSPYRIRVSGRTKHHINVFGEELMVENTDKAIAKACKLTGAEVLDYTVAPIFMEGREKGAHEWIVEFSCHPQDPEAFRTHLDEALQSVNSDYEAKRYNSMTLNKLVLNVARPKLFYDWLKEQDKLGGQHKIPRLSNERTYLEQLKALQKEDSMLA, encoded by the coding sequence ATGGCTTTGCCCATCATAAATTCAATAGCTTCATGGATACTTAAAAAGCGCATCCACGACATGGAGCTTTTTTTAAAATACCCTAACGAAGTGCAGGAAGAATTGCTGCACAACCTGTTAGATACGGCAGAAAACACGGTAATTGGCAAGAAATACGATTTTGCATCCATTAAAAATTATGCCACTTTTGCCCGCCGCGTACCGGTTTCTACTTACGAAGACCTGGAACCCATGATAGAGCAGACCCGACAGGGAGAGCAAAATGTTTTTTGGCCCAGCCCCATAAAATTCTTCGCAAAATCCAGCGGTACTACAAATGCCAAAAGCAAATTTATACCTGTAAGCAGCGAAGCTTTAGAAGACTGCCATTACAAAGGCAGTAAAGACCTGTTATGCCTTTACCTGAACAACAACGAAGGTTCTCAACTATTTACCGGCAAGAGCCTGCGACTGGGTGGCAGCAAGCAGTTGTATGAAGACAAGAACACCGTTTTTGGCGACCTCTCTGCCATACTGATAGATAACATGCCTTTTTGGGCAGAACTAAGCAGTACCCCAAGCAGCCGCGTATCGCTTATGGGAGAATGGGAGAGCAAGCTTGCCGCCATAGTAAGCGAAACGGTTAATGAAAATGTTACCAGTTTTGCAGGCGTACCCAGTTGGATGATGGTTTTACTAAACCGCATAATGGAGCAAACAGGCAAAACCAACCTGCTCGAAATATGGCCTAACCTTGAGGTATATTTTCATGGTGGGGTAAGTTTTGAACCCTACCGTACCCAGTACCAGAACATATTACCTAAACCTGATTTTAAATACTACGAAATATACAATGCCAGCGAAGGCTTTTTTGCCATTCAGGACAGTAACGACAGTAATGAGTTGCTGCTAATGCTGGACTACGGTATTTTTTATGAGTTTATCCCTATGGATACCTTTGGCACAGACCGCCAGCGCGTTATTCCGCTAAGTGAGGTAGAACTCAATAAAAATTATGCCGTAGTACTTACTACTAACGGTGGCTTATGGCGATATATGGTGGGCGATACTGTAAGGTTTACTTCCCTTAGCCCTTATCGCATACGGGTAAGTGGCCGCACCAAGCACCATATTAATGTATTTGGCGAAGAACTGATGGTAGAAAATACAGATAAAGCCATAGCCAAGGCCTGCAAACTTACCGGCGCAGAAGTGCTTGATTATACCGTAGCCCCTATTTTCATGGAAGGCCGCGAAAAAGGCGCACATGAATGGATTGTAGAATTTAGCTGCCACCCGCAGGATCCTGAGGCTTTCCGCACCCATCTTGATGAAGCATTGCAAAGCGTAAACAGCGATTATGAAGCCAAGCGCTACAACAGCATGACGCTAAACAAACTGGTGCTTAATGTGGCCCGTCCTAAATTATTTTATGACTGGCTAAAAGAACAGGACAAACTGGGCGGACAGCACAAGATACCAAGGCTAAGCAACGAGCGCACCTACCTTGAGCAGCTAAAGGCATTACAAAAGGAAGACAGCATGCTCGCCTAA
- a CDS encoding DUF2797 domain-containing protein, giving the protein MRYEGVLTKMQTELGSPIQYYLVFEDSFIHMNQLLGRGMEINFRGFQCLNCGKKKKIWRMGFCYDCFYSIPSAGDWIMRPELSTAHLGIADRDLAYEQRVQLQPHVVYLAASSDLKVGVTRKTQVPTRWIDQGASYATPLIEVPNRYLAGITEVALKNYFSDKINWKKMLVNDVAPIDLLARRNETKALLPDEVRDYFDATAEKLYTLDYPVLEYPKKINSLNLGTTPNYSGKLAGIKGQYLIFEDGTVLNVRSYEGFVVEINI; this is encoded by the coding sequence ATGCGATACGAAGGCGTACTTACAAAAATGCAAACAGAGCTGGGCAGCCCAATACAATACTACCTGGTGTTTGAAGATAGTTTTATACACATGAATCAGCTGCTGGGCAGGGGTATGGAGATAAACTTCAGGGGATTTCAGTGCCTTAACTGTGGCAAGAAAAAAAAGATATGGCGCATGGGTTTTTGCTACGACTGTTTTTACAGCATACCCAGCGCAGGCGACTGGATAATGCGCCCGGAGTTAAGCACCGCCCACCTGGGTATTGCAGACCGCGACCTTGCTTATGAGCAGCGTGTGCAGTTACAGCCACATGTGGTGTACCTGGCGGCAAGCAGCGACCTGAAAGTAGGGGTAACCCGAAAAACGCAGGTGCCTACCCGATGGATAGACCAGGGTGCGAGTTATGCCACCCCTCTTATTGAGGTGCCTAACCGCTATCTTGCAGGTATTACTGAGGTAGCGCTTAAAAATTATTTTTCTGATAAGATTAACTGGAAAAAAATGTTGGTTAATGATGTAGCGCCTATTGACCTGCTAGCGCGCCGTAACGAAACCAAGGCACTGCTGCCCGATGAAGTGCGTGATTATTTTGATGCCACTGCAGAAAAACTTTACACGTTAGATTACCCTGTTTTAGAATATCCTAAAAAAATAAATAGCCTCAACCTGGGTACTACGCCTAATTATAGTGGTAAGCTGGCCGGTATAAAAGGGCAGTACCTTATTTTTGAAGATGGCACGGTACTCAATGTACGGTCTTATGAGGGTTTTGTAGTAGAAATAAATATATAA
- a CDS encoding T9SS type A sorting domain-containing protein, with translation MNKITMRAVFITIFSFSMALQAQQLPKAFGRTVKSVNPENGLVRCATTEYEEYLQEQDPKRETRAQFEAWLAPKVAEVQAKRLAGKSVNAIITIPVVVHVIHNGDAIGRNENISDAQILSQITVLNQDYRRMLDTPGYNTSAVGADVEIEFCMAKVTPTGSATNGIDRVNLSTANYPSTDDIDRDVKPATIWSPTKYFNIWTVDFGNNSDLLGYAQFPTGSGVAGVSPNGGSTTDGVVIGYKYFGSSAIYPQGNYGGSVSQNPYQFGRTATHEIGHCLGLLHVCGDDFQSCIVNATDSNKDYCPDTPATKRYNYGCTTTNSCPNSPGNDMIENYMEYTDDQCMSIFTQNQKNRMIAVMNNAVRRKELKTSTVCQTPAGIQDFDYLNGINLYPNPATSVVNIAIANGDLPDSFTVYNSLGQQVSTIAVKGTANLTVNTSGYSTGIYFVKVSKGNQSKTLKFVKQ, from the coding sequence ATGAACAAAATTACAATGAGAGCTGTTTTTATAACAATTTTCTCTTTTAGCATGGCATTACAGGCGCAGCAGTTACCCAAGGCATTTGGAAGGACTGTAAAAAGCGTAAATCCTGAAAATGGGCTGGTACGCTGTGCTACTACAGAATATGAAGAATACCTGCAGGAACAAGACCCTAAACGCGAAACCCGCGCACAGTTTGAAGCATGGCTGGCTCCTAAAGTTGCCGAGGTACAGGCTAAGAGGCTGGCAGGGAAATCTGTAAATGCTATAATTACTATACCTGTTGTGGTGCACGTTATACACAATGGCGATGCTATAGGCCGCAATGAAAATATTTCTGATGCACAAATACTATCGCAAATTACGGTACTTAACCAGGACTACAGGAGAATGCTTGATACCCCCGGGTACAATACCAGCGCAGTAGGTGCCGACGTTGAAATAGAATTTTGCATGGCAAAGGTAACACCTACCGGCAGCGCTACAAATGGTATAGACCGCGTAAATCTTTCTACTGCAAATTATCCGTCTACAGACGATATTGATAGAGATGTAAAACCCGCTACGATATGGAGCCCTACGAAATATTTTAATATCTGGACTGTTGATTTTGGCAATAACTCAGATTTGTTAGGCTATGCACAATTTCCAACAGGATCTGGTGTAGCAGGCGTAAGCCCTAATGGTGGCTCTACTACCGATGGTGTAGTTATAGGATATAAGTACTTTGGTTCGTCTGCCATTTATCCGCAAGGAAATTATGGCGGCAGCGTAAGTCAAAATCCTTATCAGTTTGGACGTACTGCCACACACGAAATTGGCCACTGCCTTGGATTATTGCACGTATGTGGTGATGATTTCCAGTCATGTATTGTAAACGCCACAGACTCTAATAAAGACTATTGCCCAGATACACCAGCCACTAAGCGTTATAACTATGGCTGTACGACTACAAATTCCTGCCCTAACAGCCCGGGTAACGATATGATAGAAAATTACATGGAATATACAGATGACCAATGTATGAGCATATTTACCCAAAATCAAAAAAACAGGATGATAGCGGTTATGAATAATGCCGTGCGCAGAAAAGAATTAAAAACATCTACAGTATGCCAAACACCGGCAGGTATACAAGATTTTGATTATTTAAACGGCATTAACCTGTACCCTAACCCGGCTACAAGTGTTGTTAACATAGCAATAGCTAACGGCGACCTGCCGGATAGCTTTACCGTTTACAACAGCCTTGGCCAGCAGGTAAGCACTATTGCTGTAAAAGGCACTGCAAATCTTACTGTAAATACTTCGGGCTACAGCACAGGCATCTACTTTGTAAAAGTTAGCAAAGGAAACCAGTCTAAGACACTTAAATTTGTTAAGCAATAA
- a CDS encoding LytR/AlgR family response regulator transcription factor, whose product MIKAIAIDDEPLALKVVSHFCGQVDYLELTKSFTKTDEALAYIEKNPVDLLFLDIQMPGKNGLDFYKMLSPETMVIFTTAYSEYAVEGFNVNAIDYLLKPFSFERFLAATDKAVKEQRVRSEGKGTDNYLLIRADYKLHRLSFDDILLIEGLDDYIRIHIKGKTAITARMSMKAILEKLPQPDFLRVHRSYIIPLQKVKSLYNKTIQIEDFVIPVGDTYKDSVARYF is encoded by the coding sequence ATGATTAAAGCAATAGCAATAGACGATGAGCCACTGGCACTAAAAGTAGTGTCGCATTTTTGCGGGCAGGTAGATTATCTGGAGCTTACAAAAAGCTTTACAAAAACAGATGAGGCACTTGCATATATCGAAAAAAACCCAGTAGACCTGCTGTTTCTGGACATACAAATGCCCGGAAAAAACGGCCTGGATTTTTACAAAATGCTCAGCCCAGAAACCATGGTTATTTTTACTACTGCCTATAGCGAATATGCCGTAGAGGGCTTTAATGTAAATGCTATAGATTATTTGCTAAAGCCTTTCTCTTTTGAACGTTTTTTAGCCGCTACAGATAAGGCTGTAAAAGAACAACGCGTGCGCAGTGAAGGCAAAGGCACAGATAATTACCTCCTTATACGGGCAGATTATAAACTGCACCGCCTTAGTTTTGACGATATCCTGCTTATTGAAGGGCTGGATGATTATATACGCATACACATTAAGGGTAAAACGGCCATTACTGCACGTATGTCTATGAAAGCAATTTTAGAAAAGCTGCCTCAACCAGATTTTTTAAGGGTGCACCGCTCTTATATCATACCGCTTCAAAAGGTAAAAAGCCTTTACAATAAAACCATACAGATAGAAGATTTTGTAATTCCTGTAGGAGATACCTATAAAGATAGTGTAGCCAGGTACTTTTAA